The sequence GGCGACGCTGGGGGCGAAGACGACCACGGAGCTCGACTTCGGGGCGTCCTCCGGGTGCGGTAGCAGGTCGCTGACGGAGTTGACGTAGGAAAGCTCGAAGCGCTCGATGAGGAACCCCTTGCCGTCGTGCAAGGCATCGAAGGGCACGAGGCCGAGCTGGCCGTCCGGGGCGAGGAAGAGGTGCCGGGCCTGCCCCACGAGCGGCAGCACCGGGCGGACGACGAGCGAGGAGAGCCTGGCCGTGGAGCGCGGGTGATGAGCGTCACGGCGGGCCAGCGCAGCGCGCTGCTGCACCGCGGCTTCGTCGATGCGGTCCGCCGGGCCCAGGTCGACGGCCTGGATGCGTGCATCCGGGGTGAGCACCATCGCCAGGTAGCGGCGCTGGCCGGGGCCTTGGGACGGCCGGTCCGTATAGGCCATCCATTCCACCAGCGCGCCATCCCGGGGAAGCTCGGCGGCGACGCGGTCGACGAGGTCCTCGACGGAGGGGCGCCGGGTGAGCTCCCGCAGGCGCGCGGAGCGTCTCGCGAGGTCCGCTTCGAGCGCATCCCCCTGCGTGGCGAGCTCCTTCAGGATTTGTTGATACTCGGAGAACGGCAGCGGGCCGGGACCTCCGAACGACAGCACGGCGAGCCGCTCTCGCAGCTTGCGCCATTGCGTGAAGGTGTCGCGGTCCTTCGCCTCGAGGCTGTCGTGAATGGCGCGCATGCTCGCGGCGGGCTCCTCGACAGAGCGCCCCTTGCGCAGCAGCACGGTGGTGAGGACCACGCGCTGCAAGCCGGCGTCGGAGGGATGCTCCCGCAGCAGCGTGTAGAGGCGCTCCTCGTTCTCGCGGAGGCGCTGGAGGTAGCGCGTGAGGCGTGACTCGGAGAGGCCCGTTGCCTCGCGGCGCAGGAACTCGTCGGAGATGGACAGGGACTGCATGAAGAGCGGCACGGCCTCCGCGAGCCGCTGCTGGCCGACGAGGACCCAGCCGAGGTTGTCGAGCGTCCGGGCCACATCGGGATGCCGCGGCCCCAGCGCCGCCTGCTGGATGGAGAGCGCCTGCCTGAGCAAGCCCTCCGCGAAGCCAGGGAGCCCCTGCTTCGAATAGAGGCCCGCGAGGTTGTTGAACGCAACCGCGATATCGGGATGCCCCTTCCAGAGCTCGCGGTCCTGGATGGAGAGCGCGAGCCAGTACAGCTGCTCGGCGACGATGGGTTGCCCCCGGCGGGAGTAGAGATTGGCGAGGTTGTTCAGCGCGGCCGCGACGTCGGGGTGGTTCTTCCCGAGCGACACCATCCGGATGAGGAGCACGCGCAAGAGCAGCGGCTCGGCTCGCGCATCCTGTCCCTGGAGGGAGTAGAGCCGCGCGAGGTTGGCGAGTGTGTCGGCCACTTCGGGGTGGTTCTCGCCGAGCGTCGTCTGCTGGATGTCGAGTGCGCGCCTGTACCGGGCCTCCGCCTGCTCGTGCAGCCCCTGGTCCGCATAGTGACGGCCGAGCTTGTTGAGCGTGCGGGCCACCTCGGGATGATTCCTTCCGAGGGACTCCTCCTGGATGGAGAGGGCCTGCTCGTACAGGGGCTCGGCCTTCGTGTGGAGGCTCTGGTTGGACCAGGCGACGGCGAGGTTGATGCGCGTGCGCGCCACGTCCGGGTGCTTCGTTCCGAGTGTCGCCTCGAGGATGGCGAGCGCGCGCTGATGAAGAGGCAAGGCGCGCGCGTACTGGTGCTGATGGGAATAGGAGAGCGCGAGGTTGTCGAGGGCCTGGGCGAGCTCGGGTGAGTCCGGGCCCCGCGCGGTTTCGAGAATGGAGACGGCGCGCTCGAACAGCGGCTCGGCCCGCGCGGGATGGCCTTGTTTGTCGTGGAGGATGGCGACGGTGGTGAGTGTCTGGGCAATCGCGGGATGATTCTTGCCCAGTACCTCCTCCTGGATGGCGAGCGCGCGCTCGCCAGATGGAAGGGCCGCTGCATACCTGCCGACCTGCTCGAGCCTCATCGCCTCGGCGTAAGCCGCGCTTGCGTCTTGTAACCGCGCATCCCGCCGTGCCACGACAGCCGTCAGTCCCGTCAGACAAACGAGGACGAAGACGGCCACCGTCCCTCCAAACACTCGCCGCATATGTCATCACTCCGTGTGCCCCGTACGGCCCGGGGGGACCGCGGACCACCGTGGGGTGTCTGCCTCTCTCCTCGAGGAGACGGTGGCCCTGGGACTTTCTTACGCGCCGCCGGACGGTGGCGCTGTCACGGAGTTCACACCCCTGTGCCCCGGGGCTCAGGGTCTTCCATACGAGCGGTTTCGCAGCATCACGGTGTCGGGAGTCATGCCCTCGCGGCCCACGACGCAGTGGTCCCCGTTGCCCAGGTCCGGCGCCGGGTCCGCGCTGAAACGTCCGGGGCACTCGGCGAGGATGGTATTCACGGAGCTCCCATCGCGAGTCCGTGCGAGGCAGGTGGCGCCGTCGGGTGCCCAGGCTGCTTCGAATGAGGCACGTGCCGGGTCCCAGCTCGTGGAGGTCTCGGTCGTCCGGGAGAGCACGCCGAGCGAGTCATACATGTCGATGGTGGTGTACTCGAGCGCGTGGCTGCGTCCATCGCCGCAGTAGTCGGCGCGAGCCATGCGCGTGCAGGCCTGGTGGAGGCCAGCCAGTGACTGGCCGTTGCGCTCGCCCCACGGCTTGTAACCCCAGTCGATGCACTTGCTGATGGCGCCGAGCTCACACGCCAGCGTCAGCTTTCCCGGCGCATCTTTGTGTTGTCCGCCGGAATCCCAGACACCCGCCACCACCATGGCCCGGGGGTTCTGGACATAGCTGTTGGAGATACAGGGGTTCTCCCACTGCTGCGCCATGGGGTTCCAGGCCTCGATGCGGTACCACATGACATCGGGGTCCTGATGGGAGGGCTCGGCGCCGCAGAGGGCCACGTCCACGGACTTGCCGTCGCCGGAGGTGCCTCGAAATACGGTACCCACGAGACCGTAGGTCGCGTCCGGCGAAGCCACGAGACGGCCTCGCCGCAGAGACACGGACTTCACGTTGGGGGCCGGCACAACAAAGTTGTCGTTGTCGATGGAGACGAGCACGCTGCGCCGCTCGTCCGTCCTCTGTCCGCCATCCCAGGAGCGCCTGGTGCCCCAGAGGAGCGTGCCGGCAGGGGCGAGACCGCGCTCGGGGGCCGGACTCAGACACCTGCTTGCGTATCGTCCCTTCGAGGCGTTCGCGCTCCAGGACGGAGCGATGGATGCGTCAGCGGCGAAGGCGGACGGAGTGAGTAGCAGGCAGCACAGCGGTAACAGGGAGAGCCTCAGCGCGTTCATTGGGAAACCTCTCTTGGATGTGCAAGCGCTGGCGCGGGCCGGGCGCCTACAGCGGTGAAGAGCGGCTGAGACTCTCAGTTATGCAGAAATTCTTACCGACCCCGGGGCACGTCCCGAGTGTTCGGGAGTGCCTCATTGCGGGGCCGGCCGTTCCTACGGGGGGGCTTGATGGATTGCAGCGGTGCGTCCAGGGTGATTCTCCTGGATAGAGATTGCACGCTCCAGCAACTGGATGGAGAGCGCACGCTGCGGCAGCGCCTCGGCATGCGTCAGGTCACCTTGCTGACAGGTCAGGATGTCCAATTGATTCAGTGACGTGGCGACGTCCGGAAATGAATGAAAAAGGGCCCGTGAGTGACTCACGGGCCCATTCAAGACGTACTCAATGAGCTCAGCTCAGCGGCCGTCGTACGACCGGTTCCGCAGCAGCACCATCTCGGGGCTCACGTCGTCACGCTGCACCGAGCAGCGGTCCTCGCCTCCGAAATCCACCGGCGGACCCTTGTGGAAGCGACCGGGGCACTCCCGGAGGATGGACTCCAGCGACTGGCCGTACCGCGTGCGTGCGAGGCACGTCGCGCCGTCCGGCGCCCAGGCCGCCTCGAATGAGGCGAGCGCCGGGTCCCAGCTCGCCGTGGCCTGCATCACCCGGGATTGGAGGCCGAAGCTGTCGTAGGCGTCGACGACGGTTCCATCCAGCGTGTGACTCTGTCCATTCCCGCAGTAGTCCGCGCGTGCCATCCGCGTGCAGGCCTGGTGCAGGTCGGCCAGCGACTTCCCATCACGCTCGGCCCACGGCTTGTACCCCCAGGCAGCGCACTTGCTGATGACACCCGTCTCGCACGCCAGCGTCAGCTTGCCCGGCGCATTCCAGTGCGCGCCGCTGCTGTCCCAGGTCCCCCCCACCGGCAGTGCCCGAGGCACGGGCACCAGCCTGTCGCCCTGGCACGGGTTCTCCCATTCCTGCGCCATCGGGTTCCACGCCTCGATGCGGTACCACTCCACCGAAGGGTCGTCAGTGGGCTCGGCGGCGCAGATGGCGACCTCTACCGGATTGCCTTCGCTGTCGGTCCCCTGGAGCACCGTCCCGACGATGCCGCGGGATGCATCCGGCAATGCCGTCAGGCGCCCCTCTTCGAGCCGCACTCCACTCACCCCGACAGGGGCCACGCGCAGCACATCACTGTCAATGACGGTGAGCACGCTGCGCTGCTCGTCCGCCTGCTGCTCGGGGTCCCACGTTTGCTTCGTGCCCCACAGCAGGGTGCCTTGAACATGGGTGCCCCGCTGGGGCGACTGGCCCTGGCACCGCCGTGCGTAGTGGTCGACGGGCATCATCGATGCGACGGCAATGCCTGGCCGGGCCCGGGACGCGGTGGAAGGCGTCCGGTGGGCTGCGAGCACCGGCGGCGTGAGCAGCAGGCACACGGAGGTGAGCAGGGATTTCGTGAACGCTTTCATCGGCGTACCTCTCCGTTGGATGAGGCGACCGGTACGGCACCGGCGCCTTCAATGGAGAGGAGCCCCCGGGACGGAGGCCTATGCATGGATTCGTACAGGACCTATTGGGTAAACGGCGCGCAGATGCGCACGCCTGTGACGGGGTCTCGGAGGTTCGTGTCCCCCGCGGTGCGGCTCGACGTGAAAGCGCTGCCGGCATCGAAGTACCAGGCTCCACCCTTCACGACGATGTCGCCCAAATCCCCAGTCACTGGCCGGGTGATCTCCAGGACGCTTCCCGCCATGTCCTGGAGACCGAAGGGACTCGCCGACGCCGGATGCGCGCCGACCTCATCGGGGCCGAAGGACTCGGGCACACGGCCATAGGTCTCGTCGAAGTTGGCGTCGTCCGGCTCGAGCCTCGGCTTCCCGTGCGGGAAGTTCCGGCCGTCGGCACCACGAGCAGCGAATTCCCACTCCTGGTCGCTGCACAGGCGCGCGCCCTTGAGCTCTTTCGAATTGTCGAGCCAGTAGGTGTAACCCTCGAGGTCGCTCGGGGAGACGCCGGACAGCGGGAACCGTCTCCAGTCCGCGGTCTGGTTGCGCTCCCGCTTCGGATAGTGGATCAGCTCGCCCTCCCGCGCTGTGAGCGATTCCTCACTCGACACATACAGGGAGAAGACCCAGCCCCTGGTGGGGTGGTACCGGAGCGTGACGGCCTTGCCGCCTGTGCTGAAGCGCGGAGTGTCGAGGATGTGCTTGATGGACCTTGCCTTGTCGTCCTGGGAAAGGGACTTCAGGTAGGCCAGCCAGTCACCGAATGTCACCTCCGTCTTCGCGATGAAGAAGCCGTGGTCGAGGCACTTTTCCTGGAGCGGCGTGGCGCGTAGGAATGACCGCAGCGGCTCGGCGTCGTTGCTGCCCATCAGGAAGCACCCTGGTGGCACATATACATAGCCGTCAGGCACGGAGTCTGGGATTGGGAACGAGACCTTCGCGTGCCCCTGGCGGGACAGCCACACAGGCATGTCTACAGGCGCATGGCCCGGCAGGGTGACATGGAGGAGATATGAGCCCACGGACAGTTGCTTGCCGACGATGGGCGACGTGCCGACTTCCGCGAGAGGCTCTGGGCTCAATGCGCCTCGAGCATCCCTCACATAGCGGAAGAGCTCGACGCGAGCGCCCGGAGGCTTCGTTTCCACATCGAGCGTGGGAATGGAGTCGAGTTGGTACTTCTGGATGTCTTCAGCTCTTCCGTCCAGGTGGCTCTTCAGTTGCTGAAACAGCTGGGTGGCGAGCTCCTCCCTCTGGAAGTCCTCGGCGAGTCGCATCCTCTCGTAGAGGACCTCCGCGAGAAGTTGATGCGCCCTGCCGTAGCCCTCTTCCCGATGTAGCGCCTTCTGCAGGGCCACAGCAGCCTGGTCGAAATCGCGGTCGATCTTCTCGTACGATTCAAGAACCTGCTTCCAGCGCGCTTCTGCCTGGGTCCAGAGGTCAGCGGGGAGAGTGGTGACAGGGGAACCCGTCACCCGACCATTGAACATGTTGAGCGCTTGCTCGCGGCGCGCTCGAACCTCCTTCGCTCGTTCGGGGCCCGAGGCGAAGCTCTCGCGGGCAATCGTGACGTAGCTGTCGATGAAGCGAGCATCGAGGTACCGGCCACCGTAGATGGCTGCCAAGGCGAGCGCGACGAGGAGCACGATGAGGTACCGCCACCACCGCTGAAGCTTCAGGGCCCGCTGGGAGGCAGCAAGGAATGCACGCTCACGCGGGCCCAGCGTGACCGGGTCCAGGGGACGCGCTTCGTCGATGTGCCGCTGTCCCCACAGCGCCTCACGAGCACGTGACAGTCGCTCCCACTCCGCGCTCGCCAGCTCCATGCGCTGCCGCACCGCGCGCTGGCCGATGTCCCTGTCGCGCCAGTTGCGCAGCGTGCCCCAGCTCTGAATCAGCGAGTCGTGCGCAATCACATACCGTGCTTCACCGCCCACGGTGTGCGCGTGGAGGAGCCGTCCCTCCGTGAGCGCTCGCAGCGCCGTGCGTGGCGCGGCGTCCTTCGTCGTCAGCAGCTCCTCCTCGCCCAGCTCGATGCGCGTCCCTTCCTCCGTCACCAGGTGCAACATCAGCCGCCGCGCCGCCTGCTTCTCCACTGCGTTCAGTCTCGCGAGCACTCCATCCGCATGCCGCGACAGCGCACCCGCCACGCCTCCCATCTCCTCCAACGCCTGCCGCGTAATCCGACTGTGCGCCGGGTTTCTCCGCTCCCACAGCTCCGCGAGCGCGAACTGCAACAGCGGCAGCGTGCCCTCACCGTGCGCCATCGACGCCACGAGCGTCTGGATGAGCTCCTCGGACTCGAAGGCCACGCCCCGGCTCCGCGCGGGGCCGACAATCGCCTCACGCACTCCCGCGGGCGTCAGCGGACGGAGGATGTAGAGCGCGCGCTCGGCCTCCTCTCCCAGCCCGGGCAGCGTGCAGATGCCCGTCAGGAAGTCGCCTCGCACCGCCAGCAGCACGCGCACTCCCGGCGACGGCAGCGCCAGCTCTCCCAATAGCTGCGCGAAGCGCGCGGCCTGCAACGGCTCGGATTGGGTGAGCAGCTCCTCCAGTTGGTCGATGAAGATGAGCAGCCCTCGCCGCCCCTCGTGCGCCTTGCGCAGCGCCGGCCCCAGCCAGCCGTCCACTCCCGTGAGCGCGAGGACGACGTCCGCCTCCTTCATCTCCAGCCGGGGCGCAAGCGCCGCCGCCAGCGCCTGCAACGGACGGACTCCCGGCCACAGCGTCACCGTGGCCATGTCCCGCTCCGCGTCCAGCTCTCCCGCCGCCACCCGGGGCAGCACTCCCGCCTGGCACAGCGACGACTTGCCCACCCCCGAGTCTCCCGCCACCAGCACCACCGGCTGGCGGCGCAGGCGCTCGATGACCGCGCGGATGTCCGCGTCACGCCCGAAGAACAGCGCGCGGTGCTCCGCCTCGAAGGGCGCCAGCCCCCGGTACGGGTTCCCCGCCGCGAGCGGCGTCGCCGAGTGGAGCTGCTCCAGGCGCTCCAGGGCCTCGCGCAGCAGGTCCGCCGACCCGGGGCGCTCGGCCGGGTCCGTCGCGAGGCAGTGCCGGATGAGTGTCGCGAGCTCCGGGTCGATGTCCGGCGTGAGTGGCAGCGGATTCACCGCCTCGCGCGCCGGTGCACTGTCCGTCAGCCGCGCCGGCGCACCGGGCGGCACGTCACCCGTGCACAGCTCGTACAGCGTGACGCCCAGCGAGTACATGTCGCTCTGCGGAGACGCGGGCTCGCCTCGGAACAGCTCCGGCGCCATGTAGCGCGGCGTGCCCGCCCGGGCGTTCGGCCGCGAGGGCACCGCGTTGGTACTCAGGTCGAAGTACTCGGCCAACCCGAAGTCCAACAGCTTCACCACGCCGTCATCCGTCACGAGCGCGTTGGACGGCTTCAAGTCCCTGTGCAGCACGCCCTGCCGGTGCGCCGCCGCGAGCCCTCGCGCCAGCCCGAGCCCCAACGTCAGCACCCGCCGCCACGGCAGCGGCAGTTGCAACTGCGAGAGGCTCCTGCCGAGCACGTACTCATAGACGATGTACGGATGGCCCCCCGCCGTGCCGACGCGGAACACCGTGACGACGTTGGGGTGCTGGAGGCGGGCGATGGCTCGCGCCTCCGTCTCGAAGAGCGCGCGCACCCGGGGCCTCGGCTGTGACGAGGCGATGAACTTCACCGCCACGCGCCGGTCCAACGACGTGTCCTTCGCCAGGTACACCACGCCCATGCCGCCACGCCCCAGCAGCGGCCCGAGCTGGAACTCGTCGAACTCCGAGGGCGGTGTCCACGGTCCCGGAGGCGGCGTGGGGGGCTCGGGCAGGGGCGCGGGGGCGGCGCCGGACAGTGTCTGGGTATGGTCGTCCGGGCGGACCTGCGGCGGTGCGGGAGTCGGTGTCCGGGAGGGCAGTCCACCCCGGGCGATGGCCGCCAGGAGCGTGCGGCACGGGTCGCACCCCTCGGCGTGCTGGTGGGCCCGGGCCAGCACGTCTGAAGACAGACGGCCCTCCACCAGGTCCACCAGGAGCTCGTCGGGCAGACAGAGCGAAGCCGCGTTTGACGAAGTCATGGGTGTTGGTGCCAGAGTCTTGCAAAGAGACTCGCGGAAAGACAACACCCCCACTCGAATGCGAGGGGTTGGGACGCACATGGCAAACGCGCCGGAACTGATTGCAACGCTGCTGTCCCATGCCCGGGTACCTCTGACACCCCCCACGGATGACGCGGCGCTCGAAAGCCTTCTCACCCGTGCGTGGGAAGCCTCACGCGCGCAGTGGAATACCGTGACAATCGATGCGGAAGTCTTCGTGCGTCACCTCGCCGAGCGGTTTCCCGAGGCGCGCCCCGGCGCCTCCATCGAATCGCTCATCGAGCCGCTGTCGCTGCCGGAGCTGTACCTCGCCTGTGCCTGCGGCCAGGGCCAGCCCGCCGCCGTGGAGGCCTTCGAGCAGCATTACCTCGCGAAGCTGCTCGGAATGCTTGCCTACCTGAAGCAGCCTTCGGCGGCGGTCGATGATGTCTGTCAATTGGCCCGGGTGAAGCTGCTCGTCCGCACGCCAGACAGCGAGCCACGCATCAATGACTATACGGGCCGGGGCGCGCTCCTGAGCTGGGTGCGCGTCACCGCCGTGCGCATCGCGCTCAAGCTGCAGGCCGCCGACAAGCCCTCGCCCGACGACGACGTGGCCGAGGTGCTCGACGCGCTCCCCGCGCCGGGTGTGGACGCGGAATTGGACCTCATCAAGCAGCGCCACCAGACGGAGCTCCGCCAGGCGTTGCGCGAGGCCTTCGCCACGCTGGCGTCCGACGAGCGGCACCTGCTTCGGCTCTACTTCGTGGACCGGCTCTCCACGACGGAGCTGGGCGCGCTGTTGCGCGTGAATCAGTCCACTGTCTCGCGCTGGGTGAAGAGCGCGCGGCAGCGCATCTACGAGGAGACTCGGCGCCGCCTCCTGGCGCGGCTGAACCTCTCCGCGGGCGGCTTCGAGAGCTTCCTGGCCGTGCTCGACAGCCAGTTCGACGTGAGCATGAGCCAGCTCTTCGGGGAGGAGGAGCGGCAGCCCGATGGGGCCATGATGAAACGATGATGGAGCGCTGAGCCCGCCGT comes from Pyxidicoccus parkwaysis and encodes:
- a CDS encoding CHAT domain-containing tetratricopeptide repeat protein, which encodes MRLEQVGRYAAALPSGERALAIQEEVLGKNHPAIAQTLTTVAILHDKQGHPARAEPLFERAVSILETARGPDSPELAQALDNLALSYSHQHQYARALPLHQRALAILEATLGTKHPDVARTRINLAVAWSNQSLHTKAEPLYEQALSIQEESLGRNHPEVARTLNKLGRHYADQGLHEQAEARYRRALDIQQTTLGENHPEVADTLANLARLYSLQGQDARAEPLLLRVLLIRMVSLGKNHPDVAAALNNLANLYSRRGQPIVAEQLYWLALSIQDRELWKGHPDIAVAFNNLAGLYSKQGLPGFAEGLLRQALSIQQAALGPRHPDVARTLDNLGWVLVGQQRLAEAVPLFMQSLSISDEFLRREATGLSESRLTRYLQRLRENEERLYTLLREHPSDAGLQRVVLTTVLLRKGRSVEEPAASMRAIHDSLEAKDRDTFTQWRKLRERLAVLSFGGPGPLPFSEYQQILKELATQGDALEADLARRSARLRELTRRPSVEDLVDRVAAELPRDGALVEWMAYTDRPSQGPGQRRYLAMVLTPDARIQAVDLGPADRIDEAAVQQRAALARRDAHHPRSTARLSSLVVRPVLPLVGQARHLFLAPDGQLGLVPFDALHDGKGFLIERFELSYVNSVSDLLPHPEDAPKSSSVVVFAPSVAPPLGTRSEASHDARYDSARRDDADALFSAPLPGTREEALTIKSLLPQTQVYLGPEATKQRLLEVHSPGLLHIAGHGYYDNDEEPPRGTRALGQFGGMNGARTPPPEDPLLRSGLVLSDARGGHSRVTALELAGLDLRCTQLVVLSACDTGRGDVKPGDGIYGLRRAFAIAGAETVVMSLWKVSDDTTRLLMEDYYRHLRAGKGRSEALHLAMLELRKTHPHPYHWAPFISVGRDGPLRLAPAR
- a CDS encoding sigma-70 family RNA polymerase sigma factor — encoded protein: MTIDAEVFVRHLAERFPEARPGASIESLIEPLSLPELYLACACGQGQPAAVEAFEQHYLAKLLGMLAYLKQPSAAVDDVCQLARVKLLVRTPDSEPRINDYTGRGALLSWVRVTAVRIALKLQAADKPSPDDDVAEVLDALPAPGVDAELDLIKQRHQTELRQALREAFATLASDERHLLRLYFVDRLSTTELGALLRVNQSTVSRWVKSARQRIYEETRRRLLARLNLSAGGFESFLAVLDSQFDVSMSQLFGEEERQPDGAMMKR
- a CDS encoding bifunctional serine/threonine-protein kinase/formylglycine-generating enzyme family protein encodes the protein MDLVEGRLSSDVLARAHQHAEGCDPCRTLLAAIARGGLPSRTPTPAPPQVRPDDHTQTLSGAAPAPLPEPPTPPPGPWTPPSEFDEFQLGPLLGRGGMGVVYLAKDTSLDRRVAVKFIASSQPRPRVRALFETEARAIARLQHPNVVTVFRVGTAGGHPYIVYEYVLGRSLSQLQLPLPWRRVLTLGLGLARGLAAAHRQGVLHRDLKPSNALVTDDGVVKLLDFGLAEYFDLSTNAVPSRPNARAGTPRYMAPELFRGEPASPQSDMYSLGVTLYELCTGDVPPGAPARLTDSAPAREAVNPLPLTPDIDPELATLIRHCLATDPAERPGSADLLREALERLEQLHSATPLAAGNPYRGLAPFEAEHRALFFGRDADIRAVIERLRRQPVVLVAGDSGVGKSSLCQAGVLPRVAAGELDAERDMATVTLWPGVRPLQALAAALAPRLEMKEADVVLALTGVDGWLGPALRKAHEGRRGLLIFIDQLEELLTQSEPLQAARFAQLLGELALPSPGVRVLLAVRGDFLTGICTLPGLGEEAERALYILRPLTPAGVREAIVGPARSRGVAFESEELIQTLVASMAHGEGTLPLLQFALAELWERRNPAHSRITRQALEEMGGVAGALSRHADGVLARLNAVEKQAARRLMLHLVTEEGTRIELGEEELLTTKDAAPRTALRALTEGRLLHAHTVGGEARYVIAHDSLIQSWGTLRNWRDRDIGQRAVRQRMELASAEWERLSRAREALWGQRHIDEARPLDPVTLGPRERAFLAASQRALKLQRWWRYLIVLLVALALAAIYGGRYLDARFIDSYVTIARESFASGPERAKEVRARREQALNMFNGRVTGSPVTTLPADLWTQAEARWKQVLESYEKIDRDFDQAAVALQKALHREEGYGRAHQLLAEVLYERMRLAEDFQREELATQLFQQLKSHLDGRAEDIQKYQLDSIPTLDVETKPPGARVELFRYVRDARGALSPEPLAEVGTSPIVGKQLSVGSYLLHVTLPGHAPVDMPVWLSRQGHAKVSFPIPDSVPDGYVYVPPGCFLMGSNDAEPLRSFLRATPLQEKCLDHGFFIAKTEVTFGDWLAYLKSLSQDDKARSIKHILDTPRFSTGGKAVTLRYHPTRGWVFSLYVSSEESLTAREGELIHYPKRERNQTADWRRFPLSGVSPSDLEGYTYWLDNSKELKGARLCSDQEWEFAARGADGRNFPHGKPRLEPDDANFDETYGRVPESFGPDEVGAHPASASPFGLQDMAGSVLEITRPVTGDLGDIVVKGGAWYFDAGSAFTSSRTAGDTNLRDPVTGVRICAPFTQ
- a CDS encoding ADYC domain-containing protein yields the protein MKAFTKSLLTSVCLLLTPPVLAAHRTPSTASRARPGIAVASMMPVDHYARRCQGQSPQRGTHVQGTLLWGTKQTWDPEQQADEQRSVLTVIDSDVLRVAPVGVSGVRLEEGRLTALPDASRGIVGTVLQGTDSEGNPVEVAICAAEPTDDPSVEWYRIEAWNPMAQEWENPCQGDRLVPVPRALPVGGTWDSSGAHWNAPGKLTLACETGVISKCAAWGYKPWAERDGKSLADLHQACTRMARADYCGNGQSHTLDGTVVDAYDSFGLQSRVMQATASWDPALASFEAAWAPDGATCLARTRYGQSLESILRECPGRFHKGPPVDFGGEDRCSVQRDDVSPEMVLLRNRSYDGR
- a CDS encoding ADYC domain-containing protein; this translates as MLVSIDNDNFVVPAPNVKSVSLRRGRLVASPDATYGLVGTVFRGTSGDGKSVDVALCGAEPSHQDPDVMWYRIEAWNPMAQQWENPCISNSYVQNPRAMVVAGVWDSGGQHKDAPGKLTLACELGAISKCIDWGYKPWGERNGQSLAGLHQACTRMARADYCGDGRSHALEYTTIDMYDSLGVLSRTTETSTSWDPARASFEAAWAPDGATCLARTRDGSSVNTILAECPGRFSADPAPDLGNGDHCVVGREGMTPDTVMLRNRSYGRP